In the Mastacembelus armatus chromosome 17, fMasArm1.2, whole genome shotgun sequence genome, one interval contains:
- the per2 gene encoding period circadian protein homolog 2 isoform X5: MSEYSDSKSYHFPVLEDQDGALGGRASTSSSSMPRGALGCSSMAQLHRMGAYSQGGPDLGLPSEGSDSSGHDPTPHNHRKNARSRSLPEEDVEMKSSGSSGSGNESHGNDSHGNESHGHESVGSSNGNSKDSALLESSESNKSSKSHSPSPPSSSNAFSLLSSEQDNPSTSGCSSQESAKAKTQKEVIKTLKELKLHLPAEKRHNNKSTTLNTLKYALRCVKQVEANEEYYQLLRINDSQPSGLDVSSYTIEEIDNITSEYTLKNNDIFAVAVSLITGRIVYISDQAASILNCKRDVFNNAKFVEFLTPQDVSVFYSFTTPYRLPSWSMCTGTESSPPDCMQEKSFFCRISGGKECEGDLQYYPFRMTPYLMKVQDTVHAEDQFCCLLLAERVHSGYDAPRIPTDKRVFTTTHTPSCVFQDVDERAVPLLGYLPQDLIGTPVLLHLHPNDRPIMLAIHRKILQYAGQPFDHSSIRFCARNGEYIILDTSWSSFVNPWSRKVSFVIGRHKVRMGPVNEDVFVAPVSPVREMKTMDSDIQEITEQIHRLLLQPVHNSGSSGYSSLNSNDHLLGMTSSNESLNNSSVSRMQQEEEEVNSKARPRTFQEICKGIHLQKSQEQQTTKPDNKKSNGKSVQKSPVVVRPKDSAAPFSWRETGPAMEESRASIQEELALNDQTVYSYQQISCLDSVIRYLESCNVPITMKRKCQSFSNTTSSNSDEDKQRGSNSMEVSEEPALLKDQTGLSTLDDQKKKSSDTTTAVVGTSLPLPVPNKPESVVSITSQCSYSSTIVHVGDKKPQPESEIIEDAAGGGETAESSQNPGAPSCAVSPPSQERESYKKLGLTKQVLAAHTQKEEQAFLCRFKELRGLAELKANCSQHLARQKEQITSDAVPVARKQGGPGAEPVTRRGTRNKKIKSKRAKQIASSDSTVSHHRQQQPRPPLLNHGLNPTSWSPSDTSQSAFPVTYPTIMPGYPLQIYPRGNSIAPNTDATLTNFGDNQAAHSPACPPSIHATPYTTPMVTPVVALVLPNYMYPPMALGPQPPQPVYQAETGGFPTQAQPFGPAVFPGQSTFTALPSFSVQNHFNSQNHFASQTGYLTPSFCFPSSSETPKPPMEGQSRSSTPQSGGAGGQASPPLFHSRCSSPLNLLELELSVDRQDSTTLSVGGQGNNTAERERGASGNQAKERELKQACSGGDGNNSDANSSSSDMLDIILHEDSYSGTGSATSGSMGSGSNGCTTSASGTSNSGTSKSRTSASDASASGTFGSGTGSNNSSKYFGSVDSSQNSQKVKGHLSSSEGRHKEMEQSEHFIKYVLQDPQWLLMANTDHKVMMTYQLPSRDIQTVLREDREKLRLLQKSQPRFSEEQKKELIEVHPWIKKGGLPKAIDIKVCSCCDSSSEAAVAEATTAVEDQPDLDISEAEDVVSCQKTSREELSNTVVISSHGSPPSSATDTRG, encoded by the exons ATGTCAGAATATTCAGACTCCAAGTCCTACCACTTCCCAGTGCTTGAGGACCAGGATGGAGCCTTAGGGGGCCGAGCATCCACCTCATCTAGCTCCATGCCAAGGGGGGCCTTGGGGTGCAGTTCCATGGCACAGCTGCATCGGATGGGTGCCTACAGCCAAGGTGGACCTGACCTGGGTCTCCCTTCAGAGGGCAGTGACAGCAGTGGCCATGACCCTACACCACACAACCATCGCAAGAACGCCCGCTCCCGATCCCTCCCTGAGGAGGATGTGGAAATGAAGAGCAGCGGGTCCAGCGGGAGTGGCAATGAGAGTCATGGCAATGACAGTCATGGCAACGAGAGCCATGGCCACGAGTCAGTGGGCAGCTCCAATGGCAACAGTAAAGACTCGGCACTACTGGAGTCATCTGAAAGCAACAAGAG CTCGAAGTCCCACAGTCCATCCCCTCCCAGCAGCTCAAATGCCTTCAGTCTGCTGAGCTCAGAACAGGACAACCCTTCAACCAGTGGCTGCAG TAGTCAAGAGTCTGCCAAAGCCAAGACACAGAAGGAGGTGATCAAAACCCTGAAAGAGCTGAAGCTTCACCTGCCTGCTGAGAAGAGACACAATAATAAGTCCACCACACTGAACACCCTCAAGTACGCCCTGCGCTGTGTCAAACAGGTGGAAG CCAATGAGGAGTATTACCAGCTGCTGAGGATCAATGACAGTCAGCCTTCAGGTCTTGATGTCTCTTCTTACACAATAGAAGAAATAGACAACATTACTTCCGAGTACACCCTTAAAAACAAC GACATTTTTGCAGTAGCAGTGTCTCTCATCACTGGAAGAATAGTCTACATTTCAGATCAGGCTGCCTCCATCCTGAACTGCAAAAGAGATGTGTTCAATAACGCCAAGTTTGTGGAGTTCCTGACGCCGCAGGATGTTAGTGTGTTCTACAGCTTCACAACGCCTTACCGCCTGCCCTCCTGGAGCATGTGCACTGGAACAG AGTCGTCCCCGCCTGACTGCATGCAGGAGAAATCTTTTTTCTGTCGTATcag TGGTGGTAAAGAGTGTGAGGGTGACCTGCAGTACTATCCGTTTCGCATGACCCCGTACCTGATGAAGGTCCAAGACACAGTGCATGCTGAAGACCAGTTCTGCTGCCTTCTCCTGGCTGAGAGAGTTCATTCTGGTTATGATG CACCCAGAATTCCAACAGACAAGCGTGTcttcaccaccacacacacaccaagttGTGTGTTCCAGGATGTAGATGAGAG ggcaGTTCCTCTTCTTGGGTACCTCCCCCAGGATCTGATTGGCACACCagtcctcctccacctgcatcCCAATGACCGACCGATCATGCTGGCCATTCACAGAAAGA ttcTTCAATACGCAGGGCAACCATTTGACCACTCGTCCATCCGGTTCTGTGCACGGAACGGAGAATACATCATCCTGGACACCAGTTGGTCCAGTTTCGTCAACCCCTGGAGCCGCAAGGTCTCCTTTGTCATTGGGAGACATAAAGTCCGCAT GGGTCCTGTGAATGAAGATGTTTTCGTGGCCCCGGTTTCTCCTGTGCGTGAGATGAAGACCATGGACTCAGACATTCAGGAGATTACAGAGCAGATCCATCGGCTACTGCTGCAG CCGGTTCATAACAGTGGATCCAGTGGCTACAGCAGTCTGAACAGCAATGACCACCTTCTGGGCATGACCTCCTCTAATGAGAGCCTGAACAACAGCAGTGTGAGCAGGATGcaacaagaggaggaggaagtgaacAGCAAAGCCAGACCT agaaCATTTCAGGAAATCTGCAAAGGGATTCACCTTCAGAAGAGCCAGGAGCAGCAGACAACAAAACCAGACAACAAGAAGAGCAATGGCA AGTCTGTACAGAAGAGCCCAGTGGTGGTGCGACCCAAAGACTCAGCTGCTCCTTTCAGCTGGAGGGAGACTGGGCCTGCTATGGAGGAGAGTAGGGCCTCTATCCAGGAGGAACTGGCCCTTAATGACCAGACCGTTTATTCCTACCAGCAGATCAGCTGTCTGGACAGCGTCATCAG GTACTTGGAGAGCTGTAATGTTCCTATCACCATGAAGAGGAAATGCCAGTCTTTCTCTAACACCACATCCTCTAATTCAGATGAAGATAAACAGAGAGGCTCCAACAGCATGGAGGTTTCAGAGG AACCAGCGTTGTTGAAGGATCAGACTGGTCTCTCCACTTTGGATGATCAGAAAAAAAAGTCCAGTGACACAACCACAGCGGTAGTGGGCACTTCGCTGCCCCTACCAGTACCTAACAAACCAGAAAGTGTGGTATCCATAACCAGCCAATGCAGCTACAGTAGCACCATAGTGCATGTTGGGGACAAGAAACCTCAACCAGAGTCAG AGATCATTGAGGATGCAGCAGgtggaggagaaacagcagaatCCAGCCAAAACCCTGGTGCTCCTTCTTGTGCTGTTTCACCTCCCAGTCAGGAGAGGGAGTCCTACAAGAAACTGGGGTTGACCAAACAGGTTTTGGCAGCCCATACCCAGAAGGAGGAGCAGGCCTTTCTTTGTCGCTTCAAAGAGCTTCGTGGACTCGCAGAACTCAAAGCAAACTGTTCTCAGCACCTGGCGCGCCAGAAAGAACAGATCACCAGTGATG CTGTACCCGTTGCTCGCAAGCAAGGCGGACCAGGAGCAGAGCCCGTCACACGCCGAGGCACGAGAAATAAGAAGATCAAGTCAAAGCGAGCAAAGCAGATTGCGTCCTCAGACAGCACAGTGTCCCATCACAGGCAACAACAGCCGCGGCCTCCTCTTCTAAACCATGGCCTTAACCCAACCTCTTGGTCTCCCTCTGACACTTCCCAGTCCGCTTTTCCAGTAACTTACCCAACCATAATGCCAGGTTACCCCCTACAGATTTACCCCAGAGGTAATTCCATAGCACCCAACACGGATGCCACTTTAACAAACTTTGGGGACAACCAGGCAGCTCATAGCCCTGCCTGCCCCCCATCCATCCACGCTACTCCCTACACCACCCCAATGGTCACCCCTGTTGTGGCTCTTGTGCTGCCCAACTACATGTACCCACCAATGGCCCTGGGGCCTCAACCACCACAACCAGTGTACCAGGCAGAGACTGGGGGATTCCCCACCCAAGCACAGCCTTTTGGTCCAGCTGTCTTTCCAGGCCAGAGCACCTTCACAGCTCTACCTTCCTTTAGCGTTCAAAATCATTTCAACTCTCAGAACCACTTTGCCTCTCAAACAGGCTACCTGactccatcattctgcttcCCTTCATCCTCTGAAACCCCAAAGCCTCCCATGGAGGGTCAGTCTCGCTCCTCAACACCACAGTCCGGAGGCGCTGGAGGTCAAGCGTCCCCACCCTTGTTCCATTCTCGTTGCAGCTCACCCCTTAAcctgctggagctggagctgtcTGTGGACAGGCAAGACAGCACAACACTCTCAGTTGGAGGACAAGGGAATAATACGGCtgaaagggagagaggagcAAGTGGCAACCAGGCCAAGGAGAGGGAGTTGAAGCAG gcaTGTTCAGGTGGTGACGGGAACAACAGTGATGCCAATTCCTCATCCAGTGACATGTTGGACATCATTCTCCATGAGGACTCTTACTCAGGCACTGGCTCAGCCACCTCAGGGTCCATGGGCTCAGGGTCCAATGGCTGTACAACTTCAGCGAGCGGCACGTCCAACAGTGGGACATCTAAGAGCAGGACATCAGCCAGTGATGCCTCAGCTAGTGGGACCTTTGGGAGTGGAACAG gaaGCAACAACAGTAGTAAATACTTTGGCAGCGTGGACTCGTCGCAGAATAGCcagaaggtcaaaggtcacttgAGCAGCAGCGAGGGAAGACACAAGGAGATGGAACAGAGCGAGCACTTCATCAAGTATGTACTGCAGGACCCGCAGTGGCTGCTCATGGCCAACACAGATCACAAGGTCATGATGACCTATCAGCTGCCCTCACG TGACATCCAGACAGTGctcagagaggacagagagaagctgaggctgctgcagaaGAGCCAGCCACGATTCTctgaggagcagaagaaggagCTGATTGAGGTCCACCCCTGGATTAAGAAAGGAGGTCTGCCAAAGGCCATAGATATTAAG GTATGCTCCTGCTGTGACAGCTCCTCAGAGGCAGCAGTAGCAGAAGCCACAACAGCAGTGGAGGATCAGCCAGACCTTGACATCAGTGAGGCAGAGGATGTGGTCAGCTGCCAGAAAACATCCAGAGAAGAGCTTTCAAACACTGTTGTCATCTCCAGCCATGGCTCCCCTCCAAGCTCCGCCACAGACACAAGGGGCTAG
- the per2 gene encoding period circadian protein homolog 2 isoform X1: protein MSEYSDSKSYHFPVLEDQDGALGGRASTSSSSMPRGALGCSSMAQLHRMGAYSQGGPDLGLPSEGSDSSGHDPTPHNHRKNARSRSLPEEDVEMKSSGSSGSGNESHGNDSHGNESHGHESVGSSNGNSKDSALLESSESNKSSKSHSPSPPSSSNAFSLLSSEQDNPSTSGCSSQESAKAKTQKEVIKTLKELKLHLPAEKRHNNKSTTLNTLKYALRCVKQVEANEEYYQLLRINDSQPSGLDVSSYTIEEIDNITSEYTLKNNDIFAVAVSLITGRIVYISDQAASILNCKRDVFNNAKFVEFLTPQDVSVFYSFTTPYRLPSWSMCTGTESSPPDCMQEKSFFCRISGGKECEGDLQYYPFRMTPYLMKVQDTVHAEDQFCCLLLAERVHSGYDAPRIPTDKRVFTTTHTPSCVFQDVDERAVPLLGYLPQDLIGTPVLLHLHPNDRPIMLAIHRKILQYAGQPFDHSSIRFCARNGEYIILDTSWSSFVNPWSRKVSFVIGRHKVRMGPVNEDVFVAPVSPVREMKTMDSDIQEITEQIHRLLLQPVHNSGSSGYSSLNSNDHLLGMTSSNESLNNSSVSRMQQEEEEVNSKARPRTFQEICKGIHLQKSQEQQTTKPDNKKSNGTESVQKSPVVVRPKDSAAPFSWRETGPAMEESRASIQEELALNDQTVYSYQQISCLDSVIRYLESCNVPITMKRKCQSFSNTTSSNSDEDKQRGSNSMEVSEEPALLKDQTGLSTLDDQKKKSSDTTTAVVGTSLPLPVPNKPESVVSITSQCSYSSTIVHVGDKKPQPESEIIEDAAGGGETAESSQNPGAPSCAVSPPSQERESYKKLGLTKQVLAAHTQKEEQAFLCRFKELRGLAELKANCSQHLARQKEQITSDAVPVARKQGGPGAEPVTRRGTRNKKIKSKRAKQIASSDSTVSHHRQQQPRPPLLNHGLNPTSWSPSDTSQSAFPVTYPTIMPGYPLQIYPRGNSIAPNTDATLTNFGDNQAAHSPACPPSIHATPYTTPMVTPVVALVLPNYMYPPMALGPQPPQPVYQAETGGFPTQAQPFGPAVFPGQSTFTALPSFSVQNHFNSQNHFASQTGYLTPSFCFPSSSETPKPPMEGQSRSSTPQSGGAGGQASPPLFHSRCSSPLNLLELELSVDRQDSTTLSVGGQGNNTAERERGASGNQAKERELKQPSLSFLGPPGPLYCEDTSCVCEHLSWEKVCSRLRAYSKEACSGGDGNNSDANSSSSDMLDIILHEDSYSGTGSATSGSMGSGSNGCTTSASGTSNSGTSKSRTSASDASASGTFGSGTGSNNSSKYFGSVDSSQNSQKVKGHLSSSEGRHKEMEQSEHFIKYVLQDPQWLLMANTDHKVMMTYQLPSRDIQTVLREDREKLRLLQKSQPRFSEEQKKELIEVHPWIKKGGLPKAIDIKVCSCCDSSSEAAVAEATTAVEDQPDLDISEAEDVVSCQKTSREELSNTVVISSHGSPPSSATDTRG from the exons ATGTCAGAATATTCAGACTCCAAGTCCTACCACTTCCCAGTGCTTGAGGACCAGGATGGAGCCTTAGGGGGCCGAGCATCCACCTCATCTAGCTCCATGCCAAGGGGGGCCTTGGGGTGCAGTTCCATGGCACAGCTGCATCGGATGGGTGCCTACAGCCAAGGTGGACCTGACCTGGGTCTCCCTTCAGAGGGCAGTGACAGCAGTGGCCATGACCCTACACCACACAACCATCGCAAGAACGCCCGCTCCCGATCCCTCCCTGAGGAGGATGTGGAAATGAAGAGCAGCGGGTCCAGCGGGAGTGGCAATGAGAGTCATGGCAATGACAGTCATGGCAACGAGAGCCATGGCCACGAGTCAGTGGGCAGCTCCAATGGCAACAGTAAAGACTCGGCACTACTGGAGTCATCTGAAAGCAACAAGAG CTCGAAGTCCCACAGTCCATCCCCTCCCAGCAGCTCAAATGCCTTCAGTCTGCTGAGCTCAGAACAGGACAACCCTTCAACCAGTGGCTGCAG TAGTCAAGAGTCTGCCAAAGCCAAGACACAGAAGGAGGTGATCAAAACCCTGAAAGAGCTGAAGCTTCACCTGCCTGCTGAGAAGAGACACAATAATAAGTCCACCACACTGAACACCCTCAAGTACGCCCTGCGCTGTGTCAAACAGGTGGAAG CCAATGAGGAGTATTACCAGCTGCTGAGGATCAATGACAGTCAGCCTTCAGGTCTTGATGTCTCTTCTTACACAATAGAAGAAATAGACAACATTACTTCCGAGTACACCCTTAAAAACAAC GACATTTTTGCAGTAGCAGTGTCTCTCATCACTGGAAGAATAGTCTACATTTCAGATCAGGCTGCCTCCATCCTGAACTGCAAAAGAGATGTGTTCAATAACGCCAAGTTTGTGGAGTTCCTGACGCCGCAGGATGTTAGTGTGTTCTACAGCTTCACAACGCCTTACCGCCTGCCCTCCTGGAGCATGTGCACTGGAACAG AGTCGTCCCCGCCTGACTGCATGCAGGAGAAATCTTTTTTCTGTCGTATcag TGGTGGTAAAGAGTGTGAGGGTGACCTGCAGTACTATCCGTTTCGCATGACCCCGTACCTGATGAAGGTCCAAGACACAGTGCATGCTGAAGACCAGTTCTGCTGCCTTCTCCTGGCTGAGAGAGTTCATTCTGGTTATGATG CACCCAGAATTCCAACAGACAAGCGTGTcttcaccaccacacacacaccaagttGTGTGTTCCAGGATGTAGATGAGAG ggcaGTTCCTCTTCTTGGGTACCTCCCCCAGGATCTGATTGGCACACCagtcctcctccacctgcatcCCAATGACCGACCGATCATGCTGGCCATTCACAGAAAGA ttcTTCAATACGCAGGGCAACCATTTGACCACTCGTCCATCCGGTTCTGTGCACGGAACGGAGAATACATCATCCTGGACACCAGTTGGTCCAGTTTCGTCAACCCCTGGAGCCGCAAGGTCTCCTTTGTCATTGGGAGACATAAAGTCCGCAT GGGTCCTGTGAATGAAGATGTTTTCGTGGCCCCGGTTTCTCCTGTGCGTGAGATGAAGACCATGGACTCAGACATTCAGGAGATTACAGAGCAGATCCATCGGCTACTGCTGCAG CCGGTTCATAACAGTGGATCCAGTGGCTACAGCAGTCTGAACAGCAATGACCACCTTCTGGGCATGACCTCCTCTAATGAGAGCCTGAACAACAGCAGTGTGAGCAGGATGcaacaagaggaggaggaagtgaacAGCAAAGCCAGACCT agaaCATTTCAGGAAATCTGCAAAGGGATTCACCTTCAGAAGAGCCAGGAGCAGCAGACAACAAAACCAGACAACAAGAAGAGCAATGGCA CAGAGTCTGTACAGAAGAGCCCAGTGGTGGTGCGACCCAAAGACTCAGCTGCTCCTTTCAGCTGGAGGGAGACTGGGCCTGCTATGGAGGAGAGTAGGGCCTCTATCCAGGAGGAACTGGCCCTTAATGACCAGACCGTTTATTCCTACCAGCAGATCAGCTGTCTGGACAGCGTCATCAG GTACTTGGAGAGCTGTAATGTTCCTATCACCATGAAGAGGAAATGCCAGTCTTTCTCTAACACCACATCCTCTAATTCAGATGAAGATAAACAGAGAGGCTCCAACAGCATGGAGGTTTCAGAGG AACCAGCGTTGTTGAAGGATCAGACTGGTCTCTCCACTTTGGATGATCAGAAAAAAAAGTCCAGTGACACAACCACAGCGGTAGTGGGCACTTCGCTGCCCCTACCAGTACCTAACAAACCAGAAAGTGTGGTATCCATAACCAGCCAATGCAGCTACAGTAGCACCATAGTGCATGTTGGGGACAAGAAACCTCAACCAGAGTCAG AGATCATTGAGGATGCAGCAGgtggaggagaaacagcagaatCCAGCCAAAACCCTGGTGCTCCTTCTTGTGCTGTTTCACCTCCCAGTCAGGAGAGGGAGTCCTACAAGAAACTGGGGTTGACCAAACAGGTTTTGGCAGCCCATACCCAGAAGGAGGAGCAGGCCTTTCTTTGTCGCTTCAAAGAGCTTCGTGGACTCGCAGAACTCAAAGCAAACTGTTCTCAGCACCTGGCGCGCCAGAAAGAACAGATCACCAGTGATG CTGTACCCGTTGCTCGCAAGCAAGGCGGACCAGGAGCAGAGCCCGTCACACGCCGAGGCACGAGAAATAAGAAGATCAAGTCAAAGCGAGCAAAGCAGATTGCGTCCTCAGACAGCACAGTGTCCCATCACAGGCAACAACAGCCGCGGCCTCCTCTTCTAAACCATGGCCTTAACCCAACCTCTTGGTCTCCCTCTGACACTTCCCAGTCCGCTTTTCCAGTAACTTACCCAACCATAATGCCAGGTTACCCCCTACAGATTTACCCCAGAGGTAATTCCATAGCACCCAACACGGATGCCACTTTAACAAACTTTGGGGACAACCAGGCAGCTCATAGCCCTGCCTGCCCCCCATCCATCCACGCTACTCCCTACACCACCCCAATGGTCACCCCTGTTGTGGCTCTTGTGCTGCCCAACTACATGTACCCACCAATGGCCCTGGGGCCTCAACCACCACAACCAGTGTACCAGGCAGAGACTGGGGGATTCCCCACCCAAGCACAGCCTTTTGGTCCAGCTGTCTTTCCAGGCCAGAGCACCTTCACAGCTCTACCTTCCTTTAGCGTTCAAAATCATTTCAACTCTCAGAACCACTTTGCCTCTCAAACAGGCTACCTGactccatcattctgcttcCCTTCATCCTCTGAAACCCCAAAGCCTCCCATGGAGGGTCAGTCTCGCTCCTCAACACCACAGTCCGGAGGCGCTGGAGGTCAAGCGTCCCCACCCTTGTTCCATTCTCGTTGCAGCTCACCCCTTAAcctgctggagctggagctgtcTGTGGACAGGCAAGACAGCACAACACTCTCAGTTGGAGGACAAGGGAATAATACGGCtgaaagggagagaggagcAAGTGGCAACCAGGCCAAGGAGAGGGAGTTGAAGCAG CCATCTCTCAGTTTCCTTGGTCCACCTGGACCCTTGTATTGCGAGGACACGTCCTGTGTCTGTGAGCATTTGTCTTGGGAAAAAGTGTGCTCTAGGCTGAGGGCTTACAGCAAAGAG gcaTGTTCAGGTGGTGACGGGAACAACAGTGATGCCAATTCCTCATCCAGTGACATGTTGGACATCATTCTCCATGAGGACTCTTACTCAGGCACTGGCTCAGCCACCTCAGGGTCCATGGGCTCAGGGTCCAATGGCTGTACAACTTCAGCGAGCGGCACGTCCAACAGTGGGACATCTAAGAGCAGGACATCAGCCAGTGATGCCTCAGCTAGTGGGACCTTTGGGAGTGGAACAG gaaGCAACAACAGTAGTAAATACTTTGGCAGCGTGGACTCGTCGCAGAATAGCcagaaggtcaaaggtcacttgAGCAGCAGCGAGGGAAGACACAAGGAGATGGAACAGAGCGAGCACTTCATCAAGTATGTACTGCAGGACCCGCAGTGGCTGCTCATGGCCAACACAGATCACAAGGTCATGATGACCTATCAGCTGCCCTCACG TGACATCCAGACAGTGctcagagaggacagagagaagctgaggctgctgcagaaGAGCCAGCCACGATTCTctgaggagcagaagaaggagCTGATTGAGGTCCACCCCTGGATTAAGAAAGGAGGTCTGCCAAAGGCCATAGATATTAAG GTATGCTCCTGCTGTGACAGCTCCTCAGAGGCAGCAGTAGCAGAAGCCACAACAGCAGTGGAGGATCAGCCAGACCTTGACATCAGTGAGGCAGAGGATGTGGTCAGCTGCCAGAAAACATCCAGAGAAGAGCTTTCAAACACTGTTGTCATCTCCAGCCATGGCTCCCCTCCAAGCTCCGCCACAGACACAAGGGGCTAG